Part of the uncultured Desulfobacter sp. genome, AACGATCTGACGTCAAAGCCCTGGTCCAAAACATTGATATTCTCAATGCAGACACGGACCGGTTCTTTGCGGACGGGCCGTCCTGGACATACACCATCCACACCCAACTGGACACACGTCTCCAGAAAAACCTGATACAGACATTGGCCTACTTAAAGACCCTGGACAGGGGAAAACCTGAACTCATCGCCATCATGGCCATGGACGGCAGCACCGGTTTCATAAAAGCCATGGCCGGATTTGATCCAAACAAGCCGGACAGCAACCCCTGCACATCAGCCAATTATCCGGCGGCCAGTCTTTTTAAAATCGTCACCGCCTCCGCCGCCGTGGAAAAATTAAACTATACAGCCACCACCCCCTTGTATTTCAACGGCGGGAAATACACCCTGTACAAACGACAATTATCAAACCATAAAACAAAATATACCACCCGCGTGACCCTGGAAACTGCTTTTGCCGAATCCATAAACCCGGTATTCGGCAAGATCGGACAGCTGACCCTGGGCAAAAACACACTCGACCATTTCGCCGAAAAATTCGGCTTCAATCAAAGTCCGGAAACCGATTTTAAATTTTCGCCCCCCCATTTTTCAACAACCGACAATGACTACCATATGGCGGAGCTTGGGTGCGGATTTAACCGGGATACCCTGATTTCACCGGTATTTGCCATGACGATGGTGTCGGCAATCGTGAACAAGGGCCAGTGCCTGGTACCCCGGCTTGTTGACCGCATAAACAATTCAGATGAAGACGAGATTTACAAAAGCAGCAAAGAGATATATAAAATACCGATCAGCGCCAAAACAGCCGCAACCATGAAAAGGCTTATGAAAAAGACAGTGTCGAGCGGCACAGCCCGAAAATTGTTCCGGGGCTATTCCCGTGACAAGGTATTATCACACCTGTCTATCGGTGGCAAAACCGGATCCCTGTCAAACCGAGCGCATACAATCAAATACGACTGGTTTACAGGATTCGCCCGGCACAAAACAACAAAAAAGACGTTGATTGTGGCAGTCATAGTGGGTCACGGCAAATACATTGGGACCCGGGCATGCACCCACGCAAAAAACATGCTGAGAACCTATTTCAGCACTCCCAAAGCCCAAAAGAAAGTTAATTAATTGAAACTTCAGCTGTTCCGGAATAACGGCCATGGGCCGACCTGACATATCATCTGCCAGATTTCGGCCCACAACGAAAATAGAAAGAACTCAACAGCTTATTGAACTCTTTCTTATAGACAACCATTGAC contains:
- a CDS encoding penicillin-binding transpeptidase domain-containing protein; this translates as MDSIKTEQSWREFQESYNQQKKKRSTGDRIRKIAASVCLGAIACALIWVGGYAAYKVGHRLFAPTPDQVAREPAPPDRLKRSDVKALVQNIDILNADTDRFFADGPSWTYTIHTQLDTRLQKNLIQTLAYLKTLDRGKPELIAIMAMDGSTGFIKAMAGFDPNKPDSNPCTSANYPAASLFKIVTASAAVEKLNYTATTPLYFNGGKYTLYKRQLSNHKTKYTTRVTLETAFAESINPVFGKIGQLTLGKNTLDHFAEKFGFNQSPETDFKFSPPHFSTTDNDYHMAELGCGFNRDTLISPVFAMTMVSAIVNKGQCLVPRLVDRINNSDEDEIYKSSKEIYKIPISAKTAATMKRLMKKTVSSGTARKLFRGYSRDKVLSHLSIGGKTGSLSNRAHTIKYDWFTGFARHKTTKKTLIVAVIVGHGKYIGTRACTHAKNMLRTYFSTPKAQKKVN